In Acidaminococcus fermentans DSM 20731, one genomic interval encodes:
- a CDS encoding PolC-type DNA polymerase III: MKRKENFAGSLPGTGRGLVAFPDTYVVVDLETTGLDPERDQIIEIGALEVTAGKRGRTFSTLLQPRTPLEGQYVSPFITRLTGITNEMLAAAPQPRQALEAFGKFLGSRVAVGYNVGFDMGFLQQQFQDQLYRPLANDWVDVLPMAQTLFPLWDHHRLNNLAAWYHVENKEAHRALSDVETTETCFRKLKEDAGRQYPSLEDFLEKVRQKLNKKDEGEQLSLW, translated from the coding sequence CTCTTCCCGGTACGGGACGGGGTCTGGTGGCCTTTCCGGACACCTATGTGGTGGTGGATCTGGAAACCACCGGGCTGGACCCGGAACGGGATCAGATCATCGAGATCGGGGCCCTGGAAGTGACGGCGGGAAAGCGGGGGAGGACATTTTCCACCCTGCTCCAGCCCCGGACGCCTTTGGAAGGACAGTACGTCTCTCCCTTCATCACCCGGCTCACCGGCATTACCAATGAAATGCTGGCTGCGGCCCCCCAGCCCCGGCAGGCCCTGGAAGCTTTCGGGAAATTCCTGGGCAGCCGGGTGGCGGTGGGCTACAATGTGGGGTTCGACATGGGCTTTCTCCAGCAGCAGTTCCAGGACCAGCTGTACCGGCCTCTGGCCAATGACTGGGTGGATGTGCTGCCCATGGCCCAGACCCTGTTCCCGTTGTGGGACCATCACCGGCTGAACAACCTGGCCGCCTGGTATCATGTGGAGAACAAGGAGGCCCACCGGGCCCTCAGCGATGTGGAAACCACGGAAACCTGTTTCCGGAAACTGAAGGAAGACGCCGGCCGCCAGTATCCCTCCCTGGAGGATTTCCTGGAGAAGGTGCGGCAGAAGCTGAACAAAAAAGACGAAGGCGAGCAGCTGAGCCTGTGGTGA
- the thrS gene encoding threonine--tRNA ligase: protein MSNIKVSLPDGSVKEFEAGSSLLSIAKSLNQKLGKTALLAKVDGENKDLSDVLDHDAKVEFVTPDSEEGLHAIRHTASHVMAQAIQHLFPGTKFAIGPAIEKGFYYDLDSDHVFTPDDLRAIEKEMSKIIKANYPLVRNEIPRAEALAKFKAEDEPYKVELIEDLPEDAVISTYTQGDFTDLCAGPHCPSTGRVKAFKLMSIAGAYWRGDEHNKMLQRIYGTAFASKEDLEAYLHMMEEAEKRDHRKLGKQLGLFMLSDYGPGFPFFLPNGMIIRNTLIDYWREVHRKYGYQEVMTPMIMNRQLWETSGHWDHYKENMYFTQIDGDDYAIKPMNCPGGMLVYANEPHSYKELPLRVGELGLVHRHELSGALHGLFRVRCFTQDDAHIFMMPNQIEDVIQETIRLFDEVYATFGLTYHAELSTRPDNSMGDDATWEMTTNALRKAMDDFGLKYSINEGDGAFYGPKIDFHLKDSIGRTWQCGTIQLDMLLPEKFNLTYTGEDGQKHRPVMIHRVVYGSIERFIGILIENYAGAFPAWLAPEQVRVMPITDKYNEYAKQIVDKLEAQKIRAHLDDRNEKVGYKIREAQVKKVPYMLIVGEKEVESGTVSVRSRDNGEQGAMPVDEFIAKLQDEIKNRK, encoded by the coding sequence ATGTCCAACATTAAAGTAAGCCTGCCGGATGGCAGCGTGAAAGAATTCGAAGCCGGCAGCTCCCTGCTGTCCATTGCCAAGAGCCTGAACCAGAAACTGGGGAAGACCGCTCTCCTGGCCAAAGTGGATGGGGAAAACAAAGACCTGAGCGATGTACTGGATCACGATGCCAAAGTGGAATTCGTGACGCCGGACAGCGAAGAAGGGCTCCATGCCATCCGCCATACCGCTTCCCATGTTATGGCCCAGGCCATCCAGCACCTGTTCCCGGGCACCAAATTCGCCATCGGTCCTGCCATTGAAAAAGGGTTCTACTACGACCTGGACAGCGACCATGTGTTCACTCCTGATGACCTGCGGGCCATCGAAAAGGAAATGAGCAAGATCATCAAAGCCAACTATCCTCTGGTCCGGAACGAAATCCCCAGAGCGGAAGCCCTGGCCAAATTCAAGGCGGAAGATGAACCCTACAAAGTGGAACTGATCGAAGACCTGCCGGAAGATGCGGTGATCAGCACCTATACCCAGGGCGATTTCACGGACCTGTGCGCCGGTCCTCACTGCCCGTCCACCGGCCGGGTGAAAGCCTTCAAGCTGATGAGCATTGCCGGTGCCTACTGGCGGGGGGATGAACACAACAAGATGCTCCAGCGGATCTACGGCACGGCTTTTGCCAGCAAGGAAGACCTGGAAGCTTACCTGCACATGATGGAAGAAGCGGAAAAACGTGACCACCGGAAACTGGGCAAACAGCTGGGTCTGTTCATGCTCAGCGATTACGGCCCCGGGTTCCCGTTCTTCCTGCCCAATGGCATGATCATCCGGAATACCCTGATCGACTACTGGAGAGAAGTGCACCGCAAATACGGCTACCAGGAAGTCATGACCCCCATGATTATGAACCGGCAGCTGTGGGAAACCTCCGGCCACTGGGATCATTACAAAGAAAACATGTACTTCACCCAGATCGATGGGGACGATTACGCCATTAAACCCATGAACTGCCCCGGCGGCATGCTGGTTTATGCCAACGAACCCCATTCCTACAAGGAGCTGCCCCTGCGGGTGGGCGAACTGGGCCTGGTGCACCGGCATGAACTGTCCGGCGCGCTCCACGGTCTGTTCCGGGTACGCTGCTTCACCCAGGACGATGCCCACATCTTCATGATGCCCAACCAGATCGAAGACGTGATCCAGGAAACCATCCGTCTGTTCGATGAAGTATACGCCACCTTCGGCCTGACCTACCATGCAGAACTGTCCACCCGTCCGGACAACTCCATGGGGGACGATGCCACCTGGGAAATGACCACCAACGCCCTGCGGAAAGCCATGGACGACTTTGGCCTGAAGTATTCCATCAACGAAGGGGACGGCGCTTTCTACGGCCCGAAGATCGACTTCCATCTGAAGGATTCCATCGGCCGTACCTGGCAGTGCGGTACCATCCAGCTGGATATGCTGCTGCCGGAAAAATTCAACCTGACCTACACCGGGGAAGACGGCCAGAAACACCGTCCTGTTATGATCCACCGGGTAGTGTACGGCTCCATTGAACGGTTCATCGGCATCCTGATCGAAAACTACGCCGGTGCCTTCCCTGCATGGCTGGCTCCGGAACAGGTCCGGGTAATGCCCATTACCGACAAGTACAACGAATACGCCAAACAGATCGTGGACAAACTGGAAGCCCAGAAGATCCGGGCCCATCTGGACGACCGGAACGAAAAAGTGGGCTACAAGATCCGGGAAGCCCAGGTCAAGAAAGTTCCTTACATGCTGATTGTAGGGGAAAAAGAAGTGGAAAGCGGTACCGTTTCCGTCCGCAGCCGGGACAACGGCGAACAGGGTGCAATGCCCGTGGACGAATTCATCGCCAAACTCCAGGACGAAATCAAGAACCGGAAGTAA
- a CDS encoding diaminopimelate dehydrogenase, producing the protein MTIRIGILGYGNLGRGVECALEKATDMELAAVFTRRDPAQVKIASAHVPVVNVKNMADWKNSIDVLILCGGSATDLPVQTPEMAGLFNVIDSFDTHARIPEHFAAVDKAAKASGHLGIISVGWDPGLFSLARLYSNAILPDGKDYTFWGKGVSQGHSDAIRRIPGVKNAKQYTVPVEAALEAVRSGSQPELTTRQKHTRECYVVLEEGADPKAVEQAIVTMPNYFDEYDTTVHFIDEEEFRKNHSGLAHGGFVIRSGVTGHNREHKHVVEFSLKLDSNPEFTTSVLVAYARAAHRLHQEGRTGCLTVFDVAPAYLMPEDGEYLRAHML; encoded by the coding sequence ATGACCATTCGCATTGGGATTTTAGGCTACGGAAACCTTGGACGAGGGGTGGAATGTGCCCTGGAAAAAGCGACGGATATGGAACTGGCAGCGGTATTCACCCGCCGGGATCCTGCCCAGGTGAAGATTGCCTCGGCTCATGTGCCTGTAGTGAATGTGAAAAACATGGCAGACTGGAAGAACAGCATCGATGTGCTGATCCTCTGCGGCGGCAGTGCCACGGATCTGCCGGTGCAGACTCCGGAAATGGCCGGGCTGTTCAATGTGATCGACAGCTTCGATACCCATGCCCGGATTCCGGAACATTTTGCGGCGGTGGACAAGGCGGCCAAAGCTTCCGGACACCTGGGAATCATTTCCGTAGGCTGGGATCCCGGCCTGTTCTCCCTGGCCCGGCTGTACAGCAATGCCATCCTGCCGGACGGGAAAGATTACACCTTCTGGGGCAAGGGTGTGAGCCAGGGCCACAGTGACGCCATCCGGCGGATCCCCGGAGTCAAAAACGCCAAACAGTACACGGTACCGGTGGAAGCGGCCCTGGAAGCCGTGCGCAGCGGCAGCCAGCCGGAACTGACCACCCGGCAGAAACACACCCGGGAATGTTACGTGGTGCTGGAAGAAGGGGCCGATCCCAAGGCCGTGGAACAGGCTATTGTGACCATGCCCAACTACTTTGATGAATATGATACCACCGTCCATTTCATCGATGAGGAAGAGTTCCGGAAGAACCACAGCGGTCTGGCCCACGGCGGGTTCGTGATCCGCAGCGGAGTGACCGGACACAACCGGGAACACAAGCATGTGGTCGAATTCAGCCTGAAACTGGATTCCAACCCGGAATTCACCACCAGTGTGCTGGTAGCCTACGCCCGGGCCGCCCATCGCCTCCATCAGGAAGGCCGTACCGGCTGCCTGACCGTATTCGACGTGGCACCGGCCTATCTGATGCCGGAAGATGGGGAATATCTCCGGGCTCATATGCTGTAA
- a CDS encoding SGNH/GDSL hydrolase family protein encodes MHTFSHTLCRAVLLGCMGAGFLTLPARAAALPPVRKPVAAAKTAVPVLRRQPVPQFTTHYTAAHPASLHPTLRWKPILGTVYYNVSVTLPNGTALPDDRTYVAGYNLSLPAGTRGDVSVKIQSFNLDEKPVSALSPVEKVHVDPEKKTALYPEPISRFNSGNGTTLLYPVYNWVPLHGVRNYQVEVLNTSSVSPTREAAPEQLLERGRSTGFDWYDDESHYAPYTMYWRVRGVDEAGNPVGQFCPPQPMTVNPEDNWQVGTLGDSISHGGGDLSYSPSDFTYSYQYYLPFDTINLAESGDTSEATLARFDKDVVPFHPRYLIIMTGSNSLRGWVRGESVISDLKGIREKCEDNGITPIFMTLPPVNPANIKRAFDEPTAEGWRAEMAKVNQWIRSLPWFIDLGTQFDENQDLPTRYALDGLHLNFRGKRLMARAITEQWDGIMAKIKMAREQEQKADQEEE; translated from the coding sequence ATGCATACGTTTTCCCATACTCTTTGCCGTGCGGTGCTCCTTGGATGCATGGGGGCCGGATTTTTGACACTTCCGGCCCGGGCGGCTGCCTTGCCTCCCGTCCGGAAACCGGTGGCTGCAGCCAAAACGGCGGTTCCCGTTCTGCGCCGGCAGCCGGTGCCCCAGTTCACCACCCACTATACGGCGGCCCATCCCGCTTCTCTCCACCCCACCCTCCGCTGGAAACCCATTCTGGGGACGGTGTACTACAATGTATCGGTAACCCTGCCCAACGGCACAGCCCTGCCCGATGACCGGACCTATGTGGCCGGATACAACCTGTCCCTGCCGGCGGGCACCCGGGGGGATGTTTCCGTGAAGATCCAGTCCTTCAACCTGGACGAAAAGCCGGTTTCCGCCCTGTCGCCTGTGGAAAAGGTCCATGTGGATCCGGAGAAGAAAACCGCCCTGTATCCGGAACCCATCAGCCGGTTCAACAGCGGCAACGGCACCACCCTGCTGTACCCGGTGTACAACTGGGTGCCCCTCCACGGGGTGCGGAACTATCAGGTGGAAGTGCTGAACACCAGCTCCGTTTCCCCCACCCGGGAAGCCGCACCGGAGCAGCTGCTGGAACGGGGCAGATCCACCGGTTTCGACTGGTACGATGACGAATCCCACTATGCGCCCTACACCATGTACTGGCGGGTACGGGGTGTGGACGAAGCCGGGAACCCGGTGGGCCAGTTCTGCCCGCCCCAGCCCATGACCGTGAATCCGGAGGACAACTGGCAGGTGGGGACCCTGGGGGACAGCATATCCCACGGGGGAGGCGATCTGTCCTATTCTCCCAGTGATTTCACCTACAGCTATCAGTATTATCTGCCCTTTGACACCATCAACCTGGCGGAAAGCGGGGACACTAGCGAAGCCACCCTGGCCCGGTTCGACAAGGACGTGGTCCCCTTCCATCCCAGATACCTGATCATCATGACCGGCAGCAACAGCCTCCGGGGCTGGGTCCGCGGAGAAAGCGTGATCAGCGATCTGAAGGGCATCCGGGAAAAATGCGAGGACAACGGGATCACCCCCATTTTCATGACCCTGCCTCCGGTGAACCCTGCCAACATCAAACGGGCCTTCGATGAACCCACGGCGGAAGGCTGGAGGGCGGAAATGGCCAAGGTGAACCAGTGGATCCGGAGCCTGCCCTGGTTCATCGACCTGGGAACCCAGTTCGACGAAAACCAGGACCTGCCCACCCGATACGCCCTGGACGGCCTGCACCTGAATTTTCGGGGCAAGCGGCTTATGGCCAGAGCCATAACGGAACAGTGGGACGGGATCATGGCCAAAATCAAGATGGCCCGGGAACAGGAGCAGAAAGCGGATCAGGAAGAAGAATAA
- a CDS encoding AAA family ATPase: MPIGIDDFGKLRKEQYYFVDKTDFIRQLIDGHSAVTLLTRSRRFGKTLTLGMTGIILEKMRSITPGPSSISSRKGR, translated from the coding sequence ATGCCCATTGGAATCGATGATTTTGGTAAACTTCGAAAAGAACAGTACTATTTTGTGGATAAGACAGATTTTATCCGGCAGTTGATCGATGGACACAGCGCAGTAACCCTGCTGACCCGCTCCAGACGGTTTGGCAAAACGCTCACTTTGGGTATGACGGGTATCATTTTGGAAAAGATGAGATCTATAACCCCTGGTCCGTCATCAATTTCTTCAAGGAAGGGCAGATAG
- a CDS encoding phosphoethanolamine transferase translates to MHAFDALKKNIRKNQQQISLDKEKALPMKLPGTVILVVGETACRDYMAAFNPEYPLETTPWESSIRRTDGFFFFPQAYSNFSNTVMALSQSLTSSNQYNNMPLGESVDLVSLARKAGYHTYWFSTQGKGEVWDAAITTLASQADTRKWMPWKHDGQLLELLKMVPADQNNFIILHLNGSHYRYRDRVPKKFAQDHTFSQVPKEEGEFDTSLAYTDEVLQQVYQYSHKHLNLQVMVYFSDHGENMKYKHVSHPFTFDMVRIPMWIYLSPAYRRAYPATGKALQAHENTVFTNDLIFETVCGLIQAPSNHYNPQYDLSHPAYAITKDNAKTMRGEYSIQEDPIWEKKTGEED, encoded by the coding sequence ATGCACGCATTCGATGCTCTGAAGAAAAACATCCGGAAGAATCAACAACAGATTTCTTTAGACAAAGAGAAAGCCCTGCCCATGAAGTTGCCGGGAACAGTGATCCTGGTGGTGGGAGAAACTGCCTGTCGGGATTATATGGCTGCCTTCAACCCAGAATACCCCTTGGAAACCACCCCTTGGGAGTCCAGCATACGGCGAACCGATGGTTTTTTCTTCTTCCCCCAGGCCTATTCCAACTTTTCCAATACCGTGATGGCCCTCAGTCAGTCCCTTACCAGCTCCAATCAGTATAACAACATGCCTTTGGGAGAATCCGTGGATCTGGTCAGTTTGGCCAGAAAAGCCGGTTACCATACCTACTGGTTTTCCACTCAGGGAAAGGGCGAAGTGTGGGATGCGGCCATTACCACACTGGCCAGTCAGGCGGATACCCGGAAATGGATGCCCTGGAAGCATGATGGCCAGCTGTTGGAACTGTTGAAAATGGTACCGGCCGATCAGAACAATTTCATCATCCTCCATTTGAATGGAAGTCACTATCGGTATCGGGACCGGGTGCCCAAAAAGTTTGCCCAGGACCACACCTTCTCTCAAGTCCCGAAGGAAGAGGGAGAGTTCGACACCTCTCTGGCCTATACGGATGAAGTGCTTCAGCAGGTGTATCAGTACAGCCATAAACATCTGAACCTTCAGGTGATGGTGTATTTTTCCGATCATGGAGAAAACATGAAATACAAGCATGTTTCCCATCCGTTTACCTTCGATATGGTGCGGATCCCTATGTGGATTTATCTTTCCCCGGCGTACCGGAGAGCCTATCCTGCCACAGGAAAGGCTCTTCAAGCCCATGAAAACACCGTGTTCACCAACGACCTGATTTTTGAAACCGTATGCGGGCTGATCCAGGCTCCGTCCAACCATTACAATCCCCAGTATGACCTTTCCCATCCTGCCTATGCCATTACCAAAGACAACGCAAAAACCATGAGAGGGGAATACAGCATACAGGAAGATCCGATTTGGGAAAAGAAAACAGGAGAGGAAGACTGA
- a CDS encoding ferritin family protein, whose product MKKFICRVCGYVYEGEEAPEKCPQCGAPKDKFDELKEGVKEYADEHVVGVAKGVDERVLEGLRQHFTGECSEVGMYLAMSRVADREGYPEVAEAYKRIAFEEAEHAAKFAELLGEVVTDSTKKNLEMRAAAEQGACAGKKEIATLAKQLGYDAIHDTVHEMAKDEARHGRVFDGLLARYFAK is encoded by the coding sequence ATGAAAAAATTCATTTGCAGAGTGTGCGGTTATGTGTATGAAGGCGAAGAAGCTCCGGAAAAATGCCCGCAGTGCGGCGCTCCGAAAGATAAATTCGATGAACTGAAGGAAGGCGTCAAGGAATACGCTGACGAACACGTGGTCGGCGTTGCCAAGGGCGTGGATGAACGGGTGCTGGAAGGCCTGCGTCAGCACTTCACCGGTGAATGCTCTGAAGTGGGCATGTATCTGGCCATGAGCCGTGTGGCAGACCGGGAAGGGTATCCGGAAGTGGCGGAAGCCTACAAACGGATCGCTTTCGAAGAAGCGGAACACGCTGCCAAATTCGCTGAACTGCTGGGTGAAGTGGTCACCGACAGCACCAAGAAGAACCTGGAAATGCGGGCTGCCGCTGAACAGGGTGCCTGCGCCGGCAAGAAGGAAATCGCCACCCTGGCCAAACAGCTGGGCTACGATGCCATCCATGATACCGTCCATGAAATGGCCAAGGACGAAGCCCGTCACGGCCGTGTATTCGATGGTCTGCTGGCCCGTTACTTCGCAAAATAA
- a CDS encoding ATP-dependent nuclease yields MYLSSMRIQNYRNFKDITMTFHPLANYLVGENDIGKSGFLRLLSYMANAWTLPENDYDDPKQPIRITLDLHLLQSPNEYFADTPQDHPEKIRVRLEMKVTDICPHLYDGETGQEMPLETIRRLRYISYSAISQEDQAVRPQVYRALEKCLAQWEASHCGPLPEEERQFIQHEVNVGYFDSSYYECIFYLSRILCRSNRHRADNLKFISLAALRIITQVYQMAHSLSVPLEHTIIVDSQGKRYLPLIISIDEPEIHLHPYMQRSILQYYQQLLNNEDPQFCALLKDLFGLDGLRGQLFVVTHSTDSLIDDYRNILRLYHDRRGLVKAACGASFHVNREIEKHLIMHFPEVKEALYARSVILVEGETEYGCFQLFGRTVGVPFDYYGICLINARGESSIAKIKKLLEYFRLPVVALYDADVKEAHKREKGVYFTDGVCFEMDLSQTMLQRGKRQALDRIIDVACGGTGRTSYDMVKKACHKLQLDPRDFPPGPLYKAKPHKGPVWVYYFAWLYSNKGVILGRLIGQSFQKEEVPPAFVRVIQAAGRLATVPERA; encoded by the coding sequence ATGTATTTATCCAGTATGCGTATCCAGAATTACCGAAATTTCAAAGACATCACCATGACCTTCCATCCCCTGGCCAATTATCTGGTGGGGGAGAACGACATCGGCAAAAGCGGGTTCCTCCGGCTCCTGTCCTATATGGCCAACGCCTGGACCCTGCCGGAAAACGACTATGACGATCCCAAACAGCCCATCCGGATCACCCTGGATCTCCATCTGCTCCAGAGCCCGAATGAATACTTTGCCGACACCCCCCAGGACCATCCGGAAAAAATCCGGGTACGGCTGGAAATGAAGGTGACGGATATCTGTCCCCATCTCTATGATGGGGAGACCGGACAGGAAATGCCCCTGGAAACCATCCGCCGGCTCCGCTACATCAGCTATTCCGCCATCAGCCAGGAGGACCAGGCGGTGCGGCCCCAGGTGTACCGGGCTCTGGAAAAGTGTCTGGCCCAGTGGGAAGCCAGCCACTGCGGTCCCCTGCCGGAGGAGGAACGGCAGTTTATCCAGCACGAAGTGAATGTGGGGTATTTCGATTCTTCCTATTATGAATGCATTTTCTACCTGTCCCGGATCCTCTGCCGGAGCAACCGGCATCGGGCGGACAATCTAAAGTTCATTTCCCTGGCGGCTCTCCGGATCATCACCCAGGTGTACCAGATGGCCCACAGTCTTTCCGTTCCTCTGGAGCATACCATCATTGTGGACAGCCAGGGCAAACGGTACCTGCCCCTGATTATTTCCATCGACGAACCGGAAATCCATCTGCACCCCTATATGCAGCGTTCCATCCTCCAGTATTACCAGCAGCTGCTGAACAACGAGGATCCCCAGTTCTGTGCCCTGCTCAAGGATCTGTTCGGACTGGACGGGCTCCGGGGCCAGCTGTTTGTGGTGACACATTCCACGGATTCCCTGATCGACGACTACCGGAACATCCTCCGGCTGTACCATGACCGCAGGGGTCTGGTCAAGGCGGCCTGCGGGGCCAGTTTCCATGTCAACCGGGAAATCGAGAAGCATCTGATCATGCATTTTCCGGAAGTGAAGGAGGCACTTTACGCCCGGAGTGTGATCCTGGTGGAAGGGGAGACGGAGTACGGCTGCTTCCAGCTGTTCGGCCGGACGGTAGGGGTTCCTTTCGATTATTACGGCATTTGTCTCATCAACGCCCGGGGCGAAAGTTCCATTGCCAAGATCAAGAAGCTGCTGGAATATTTCCGGCTGCCGGTGGTGGCTTTGTACGATGCGGACGTGAAGGAGGCCCACAAGCGGGAAAAAGGGGTGTACTTCACCGATGGAGTCTGTTTTGAAATGGACCTGTCCCAGACCATGCTCCAGCGTGGAAAGCGCCAGGCTCTGGACCGAATCATCGACGTGGCATGCGGCGGCACGGGCCGGACCAGCTACGACATGGTGAAAAAGGCCTGTCACAAGCTCCAGCTGGATCCCCGGGACTTTCCGCCCGGTCCCCTGTACAAGGCCAAACCCCATAAGGGACCGGTATGGGTGTATTATTTTGCCTGGCTCTACAGCAACAAGGGGGTCATCCTGGGACGGCTCATCGGCCAGTCCTTCCAGAAGGAAGAAGTGCCTCCGGCTTTCGTACGGGTGATCCAGGCCGCCGGGCGTCTGGCTACGGTGCCGGAAAGGGCATAA
- a CDS encoding AEC family transporter: protein MENFWIAAGAVLPLMIYMAIGLLARRKYHFNESHISNFNKIVFGVFLPTNMFYSVYFTDIGKVMRPGFVLFAVGALLTVFVTGWVLVTALVKDNKKRGAMIQAFYRSNFILLGVPLVENLYGTEAAAVPLMLCAIIIPIYNVLAVFTLETFRGGTFNPLHILAGVARNPMIMGAVAGLLCKLLPFPLPVALLKCIKAIAGSTTPFALIVLGASFTLQGAISEIRELAFTVTGRLVIAPLIVIGGAVALGYRQVDLASLMAMSATPCAVASFAMAQQMDSDGELAGNCVIFSSALSCITMFLWVFITKNLGLL from the coding sequence ATGGAAAATTTCTGGATTGCGGCAGGGGCGGTGCTGCCTCTGATGATCTACATGGCCATCGGTCTTCTGGCCCGGCGGAAGTATCACTTCAATGAAAGTCATATTTCCAACTTCAACAAAATCGTCTTTGGTGTGTTCCTGCCCACCAACATGTTCTATTCGGTGTATTTCACCGACATTGGCAAGGTGATGCGGCCCGGGTTCGTGCTGTTTGCGGTGGGAGCCCTGCTGACGGTGTTTGTAACGGGCTGGGTGCTGGTGACCGCCCTGGTGAAGGACAACAAAAAGCGGGGGGCCATGATCCAGGCCTTTTACCGGAGCAATTTCATCCTGCTGGGGGTGCCCCTGGTGGAAAATCTCTACGGAACAGAAGCGGCGGCTGTGCCTCTGATGCTCTGCGCCATCATCATCCCCATCTACAATGTACTGGCGGTGTTCACCCTGGAAACTTTCCGGGGCGGCACCTTCAATCCGCTCCATATCCTGGCCGGGGTAGCCCGGAATCCCATGATCATGGGAGCGGTGGCCGGTCTTCTGTGCAAGCTGCTGCCCTTTCCGCTGCCCGTGGCCCTGCTGAAATGCATCAAGGCCATTGCCGGCAGCACCACTCCCTTTGCCCTGATCGTCCTGGGTGCTTCCTTTACCCTCCAGGGGGCCATCAGTGAAATCCGGGAACTGGCCTTTACGGTGACCGGCCGGCTGGTGATTGCTCCGCTGATCGTCATCGGGGGAGCCGTGGCCCTGGGCTACCGGCAGGTGGATCTGGCTTCTCTTATGGCCATGTCCGCCACCCCCTGCGCCGTGGCTTCCTTTGCCATGGCCCAACAGATGGACAGTGACGGGGAGCTGGCCGGCAACTGCGTAATTTTCAGCTCGGCTCTTTCCTGTATCACCATGTTCCTCTGGGTGTTCATTACGAAAAATCTGGGACTGTTATGA
- a CDS encoding TetR/AcrR family transcriptional regulator codes for MVKINASLSKEKRILKAAEQVFSHKGYTQATLDEIIQIADTGKGTVYKYYKNKENLFYTLVEAKNRKLMKAMETAVEEGKTFSDQFRGYVEAFLHFLEKNETLWSVILFELLNQQAGWRLLWDEKKQDWRLDVRWGKKPEEKDVAMKRRYAELIYGEIQLLQSIFQKAIDRQYLKPLTDLQLMSQNFYFSIFMLSNQGAFTKENRERVVDGMIDRFLYGHKEKTATR; via the coding sequence ATGGTAAAAATCAATGCATCTTTATCCAAAGAAAAAAGAATCCTGAAAGCCGCGGAACAGGTGTTTTCCCACAAGGGATACACCCAGGCAACCCTGGATGAGATCATCCAGATCGCGGATACCGGAAAGGGGACTGTATACAAATATTACAAGAACAAGGAAAATCTGTTCTATACCCTGGTGGAGGCCAAAAACCGGAAGCTGATGAAGGCCATGGAAACGGCCGTGGAGGAAGGGAAAACTTTTTCCGATCAGTTCCGGGGCTATGTGGAAGCGTTCCTGCATTTTTTGGAGAAGAATGAGACCCTGTGGTCGGTGATCCTGTTCGAACTGCTGAACCAGCAGGCCGGCTGGCGGCTTCTCTGGGATGAAAAGAAACAGGACTGGCGGCTGGATGTCCGGTGGGGCAAAAAGCCGGAAGAAAAGGATGTGGCCATGAAACGGCGGTATGCGGAGCTGATTTATGGGGAAATCCAGCTGCTCCAGAGCATTTTCCAGAAAGCCATCGACAGGCAGTATCTGAAGCCTCTTACAGATTTGCAGCTGATGAGCCAGAATTTCTATTTCAGTATTTTCATGCTCAGCAACCAGGGAGCCTTTACCAAAGAAAACCGGGAAAGGGTCGTGGATGGCATGATCGACCGGTTCCTGTACGGACACAAAGAAAAAACTGCCACCCGGTAA